The proteins below come from a single Vitis vinifera cultivar Pinot Noir 40024 chromosome 9, ASM3070453v1 genomic window:
- the LOC132254293 gene encoding HMG-Y-related protein A-like: MIFLFSCMTVILAHPPPPFSLRHAMHPKPSRFSMAMHGHFLPIPQPPSSILQHLETTMAAIEALNDKSGSSKSFISKHIESAHGDLSAAHSTLLVHHLNRRKQNGDPVMVRNHCMKPDPNAPPRKGRGRPPEPEFPLPLGTVLAPPRPRCHPLKPRDPFALVSPPKKASSGSGKPRGRPPEKPKVGTSSAPAPATGASRPRGWPPKAKPVVVPALSPAVVVMGLGFTLGDGFGLELEPNPGILMEGPMPPVLASLMAQVHVKLAHLVECEEFEPRVDLAWRELAYDLWMAYDVWIGRLLDETVTYFSVSTEVDIV; this comes from the exons ATGATCTTTCTCTTTTCATGCATGACTGTCATCCTCGCGCACCCTCCTCCACCTTTCTCTCTACGCCACGCCATGCACCCCAAGCCTTCTCGTTTtagcatggccatgcatggccacttCTTGCCCATACCCCAACCACCTTCTTCTATTCTCCAGCATTTAGAGACGACTATGGCGGCGATCGAGGCTCTGAACGACAAGAGCGGCTCCAGCAAGTCCTTTATCTCCAAGCACATCGAGTCGGCGCATGGAGATCTGTCGGCGGCTCACTCCACCCTGCTGGTGCACCACCTCAACAGGAGGAAGCAGAACGGCGACCCCGTTATGGTCAGGAACCACTGCATGAAGCCTGACCCTAACGCGCCGCCGCGGAAGGGTCGCGGCCGTCCCCCCGAGCCCGAGTTTCCTCTTCCTCTAGGAACCGTTCTCGCGCCGCCGAGGCCTAGGTGCCATCCGTTGAAGCCCAGGGACCCATTTGCTCTGGTCTCTCCGCCGAAGAAGGCTTCCTCCGGAAGTGGAAAGCCACGCGGACGCCCTCCAGAGAAGCCCAAGGTGGGAACTTCGTCGGCTCCAGCGCCAGCGACCGGAGCATCGAGACCTAGGGGATGGCCGCCAAAGGCGAAGCCGGTGGTGGTTCCC GCACTAAGCCCAGCCGTGGTGGTAATGGGTCTTGGGTTCACTCTTGGTGATGGgtttgggcttgagttggagccCAACCCAGGCATATTGATGGAAGGCCCCATGCCCCCTGTGCTAGCCTCCCTCATGGCCCAAGTCCATGTTAAGCTAGCCCACTTG gtagagtgtgaggagtttgagcccagGGTTGATCTGGCATGGCGAGAGTTGGCTTATGATCTTTGGATGGCTTACGATGTGTGGATTGGTCGATTGCTTGATGAGACTGTCACTTATTTTTCCGTGAGTACAGAGGTTGAtattgtatga